A genomic region of Planococcus kocurii contains the following coding sequences:
- a CDS encoding TlyA family RNA methyltransferase has translation MKPKKERVDVLLVEQGICETREKAKRAIMAGIIYSGSERMNKPGEKISVESPLQMKGNDLKYVSRGGLKLEKALEKFDLSVADKLMLDIGSSTGGFTDCALQNGAKHCYALDVGYNQLAWKIRQDERVTVMERVNFRHSKPEDFNQGLPEFATIDVSFISLRIIFPVLKQVLVPGGDVIALVKPQFEAGRENVGKKGIIRDPQIHRDVLVKVGKFAVEAGFHVKNMSFSPITGGEGNIEFLFHLQSATEGTDIAGVSEQSIDETVKTAHELL, from the coding sequence ATCAAGCCCAAAAAAGAACGTGTAGATGTCTTGTTAGTTGAACAAGGCATCTGTGAAACACGTGAAAAAGCAAAACGAGCTATTATGGCTGGTATTATCTATTCTGGATCTGAACGCATGAATAAGCCTGGTGAAAAAATTTCAGTAGAATCTCCTTTGCAAATGAAAGGAAATGATTTGAAATATGTTAGCCGAGGCGGTTTAAAGCTTGAAAAAGCTTTAGAAAAGTTTGACTTATCGGTTGCCGACAAACTGATGCTTGATATTGGCTCTTCAACAGGTGGCTTCACTGATTGCGCTCTTCAAAACGGCGCTAAGCACTGCTATGCACTTGATGTTGGTTACAATCAGTTGGCATGGAAGATTAGGCAGGATGAGCGTGTGACTGTCATGGAACGCGTCAATTTCCGCCATTCCAAACCAGAAGATTTTAATCAAGGTCTGCCGGAATTTGCTACAATTGATGTCTCGTTTATTTCTTTGCGCATTATTTTTCCTGTATTAAAACAAGTTTTGGTCCCAGGGGGCGACGTCATCGCACTGGTCAAACCTCAATTTGAAGCAGGTAGAGAAAATGTCGGAAAAAAAGGCATTATTCGCGACCCCCAAATACACCGTGATGTGTTGGTTAAAGTCGGAAAATTTGCAGTTGAAGCCGGTTTTCATGTGAAGAACATGTCGTTCTCACCGATTACTGGTGGAGAAGGTAATATTGAATTTTTATTTCACCTTCAATCGGCTACTGAAGGCACTGATATAGCAGGGGTTTCTGAGCAGTCCATCGATGAAACTGTCAAGACAGCACATGAATTATTATAA
- the spo0A gene encoding sporulation transcription factor Spo0A — protein MKKIKIAIADDNRELVGLMEDYLNAQANMEVVKVAYNGKTCIEMLQNHTIDVLLLDIIMPYLDGIAVLDAIKENEDLQGIDVIMLSAFGQESIMSQAAEYGASYFIMKPFEVERLAVQINHIMNARTGKTKQTEDKRTKDDLITNMVKDIGIPPHLKGYLYLKEAVSLVLEQPEILNKVTKVLYPGIATKFDTTSSRVERSIRHAIEQVWNRHETVDHISKIFGYSVAHLESKPTNSEFIAMVADSLQLKMRDDL, from the coding sequence ATGAAAAAAATAAAAATCGCAATTGCAGATGATAATCGCGAATTGGTCGGACTGATGGAAGATTATTTAAATGCACAAGCTAACATGGAAGTAGTAAAAGTTGCTTATAACGGCAAAACTTGTATCGAAATGCTCCAAAACCACACAATTGATGTCTTATTATTGGATATTATTATGCCTTATCTAGACGGCATCGCTGTTTTAGATGCTATCAAAGAAAATGAAGATTTACAGGGAATTGATGTAATTATGCTGTCTGCTTTTGGACAGGAATCGATCATGAGCCAGGCTGCGGAGTACGGAGCTTCCTATTTTATTATGAAACCTTTTGAGGTAGAACGCCTTGCAGTCCAGATTAATCATATTATGAATGCACGAACTGGTAAAACAAAGCAAACTGAAGACAAGCGAACGAAAGATGATTTGATTACGAATATGGTGAAAGATATTGGGATCCCCCCTCATCTTAAAGGCTATCTTTATTTAAAAGAAGCCGTTTCGTTAGTACTGGAACAACCAGAAATATTAAATAAAGTCACTAAAGTATTATATCCGGGAATTGCTACTAAATTTGACACGACGTCGTCGAGGGTAGAAAGATCGATTCGCCATGCAATTGAGCAAGTCTGGAATCGTCATGAAACGGTCGATCATATCTCGAAAATTTTCGGCTACAGTGTAGCGCATTTAGAATCAAAACCAACTAATTCGGAATTTATTGCAATGGTCGCAGATAGTTTGCAGCTGAAAATGCGAGACGATTTATAA
- a CDS encoding polyprenyl synthetase family protein has product MNLTEFRTHYEPLIQQEMAQLILSLPIPNSLRESMHYSLQAGGKRIRPILLLAVLHELSGQEHPDALKVAAAIEMIHTYSLIHDDLPSMDDDDLRRGMPTNHKVFGEAVAILAGDALLTYSFGIVARLSNVSSDDKVRLIDLMSVSAGAEGMVGGQVLDIEGEEKQLTLEELEQVHRLKTGALLTYSILAGGILAQASNEEMVALSQFGQHLGLAFQIQDDILDVTGTSQELGKTAGKDESSDKSTYPGILTLPKAKEKLDFHASEAINSLDKLMGEKTLLLQLTDLIVQRKS; this is encoded by the coding sequence ATGAATTTAACTGAATTTCGTACGCATTACGAACCACTTATCCAACAGGAAATGGCTCAACTAATTTTATCATTGCCGATTCCCAATTCGCTAAGAGAGTCGATGCATTATTCGTTGCAAGCAGGTGGAAAACGAATCCGTCCAATTCTTTTGCTGGCAGTTCTTCATGAGTTAAGCGGACAAGAACATCCCGATGCACTTAAAGTAGCGGCTGCAATTGAAATGATTCATACTTATTCATTGATTCATGACGATTTACCAAGTATGGATGATGACGATTTAAGACGGGGCATGCCAACAAACCATAAAGTATTTGGAGAAGCTGTAGCTATTCTTGCTGGAGATGCACTTTTAACTTATAGCTTCGGTATTGTTGCAAGGTTGTCGAACGTTTCAAGTGATGATAAAGTCCGTTTAATTGATTTGATGAGTGTTTCTGCGGGGGCTGAAGGAATGGTCGGCGGACAAGTACTAGATATTGAAGGTGAAGAAAAACAATTAACACTTGAAGAACTAGAGCAAGTACATCGCTTGAAAACGGGTGCTTTGTTAACGTATAGCATTCTAGCGGGTGGTATTTTAGCACAAGCTTCGAACGAAGAAATGGTGGCACTCAGTCAATTTGGTCAGCATCTTGGGCTTGCGTTCCAAATTCAAGACGATATTCTAGATGTTACGGGAACTTCTCAGGAACTTGGAAAAACTGCTGGAAAAGACGAGTCGAGCGATAAAAGTACCTATCCAGGCATATTGACATTGCCAAAAGCAAAGGAAAAGTTAGACTTTCATGCTTCTGAAGCGATCAATTCACTCGATAAGCTGATGGGAGAAAAAACATTGCTGTTACAACTGACAGACTTAATTGTTCAAAGAAAAAGCTGA
- the xseB gene encoding exodeoxyribonuclease VII small subunit, translating to MAEKKIMFNDAMEQLEEIVRQLEQGDVPLEQALTLYQKGMELSKVCHDKLQNAESQLVTMMKDGKEVPIDIEMGGNAK from the coding sequence ATGGCTGAAAAGAAAATCATGTTTAACGATGCAATGGAACAATTGGAGGAAATTGTTCGTCAACTCGAACAGGGAGACGTTCCACTTGAACAAGCGCTTACCCTTTATCAAAAAGGGATGGAACTGTCAAAAGTATGCCACGATAAATTACAGAATGCAGAAAGTCAATTGGTGACAATGATGAAAGACGGCAAGGAAGTGCCAATCGACATAGAAATGGGCGGGAATGCCAAATGA
- the ahrC gene encoding transcriptional regulator AhrC/ArgR, whose product MNKGQRHIKIRDLISNREIETQDELVELLKSAGYEVTQATVSRDIKELHLVKVPLQDGRYKYSLPADQRFNPMQKLHRALTDAFVSIDGASHFLVMKTLPGNAHAIGSLIDHLDWEEILGTICGDDTCLIICRDTEQREILKQRLIEML is encoded by the coding sequence ATGAATAAAGGACAGCGTCACATTAAAATACGCGATCTTATATCAAATCGCGAAATTGAAACACAAGATGAGTTGGTAGAACTACTAAAATCAGCGGGCTATGAAGTGACACAAGCAACTGTTTCACGGGATATAAAAGAATTGCATTTAGTAAAAGTACCGCTTCAAGATGGGCGTTACAAATACAGTTTGCCAGCTGATCAACGTTTTAATCCAATGCAAAAACTGCATCGTGCATTGACAGATGCTTTTGTTAGCATTGACGGAGCTAGCCATTTCTTAGTAATGAAAACTTTGCCAGGTAATGCTCATGCAATTGGCTCACTCATTGATCATTTGGACTGGGAAGAAATTCTTGGAACAATTTGTGGGGATGATACATGTCTTATTATTTGCCGAGATACCGAACAGCGTGAAATTTTAAAACAACGTTTAATCGAAATGCTTTAA
- a CDS encoding DUF2627 domain-containing protein — MGRLVAFIILLIPGIMAAYGIKLMRDTLFNKLLEPFPALWLQFTFGTLFVVLGIGFFAGFLLNRDRKKGTVSKRFQK; from the coding sequence ATGGGTCGTCTAGTGGCATTTATCATTTTGCTGATTCCTGGAATTATGGCGGCATATGGCATTAAATTAATGCGTGATACGTTATTTAATAAATTGCTCGAGCCTTTTCCGGCTCTTTGGCTCCAGTTTACATTTGGCACTCTTTTTGTCGTTCTAGGAATCGGTTTTTTTGCCGGATTTCTATTGAATCGCGATCGAAAAAAAGGGACCGTTTCAAAAAGATTCCAGAAATAA
- a CDS encoding glycerophosphodiester phosphodiesterase codes for MSEVKVYAHRGASGYALENTWDAFFKACEFGVGIELDVQITKDGVVVVFHDDNLRRLTGFNADIEALAYEDIKDLRVGKKWIRPFQHYQIPLAYEVFQWAKKKNIPLNVELKASFVKNPKGPQILAAMLEGIRDIHLSSFNPQLLEEMKKLMPSTEMALIIKKNKQLPYVKEMEWVDSIHLHKRLLNKALWADVLELDKKVRLYGVLGSESLITQLNSQTVGIITNYPDRVKRKIASPLFG; via the coding sequence TTGTCTGAAGTCAAAGTGTATGCACACCGAGGCGCTTCAGGATATGCACTGGAAAATACATGGGACGCTTTTTTTAAGGCTTGTGAATTTGGTGTTGGGATTGAGCTTGATGTACAAATTACGAAAGACGGCGTTGTTGTTGTCTTTCATGATGACAACTTGCGGCGACTAACTGGTTTTAATGCAGATATTGAGGCACTTGCTTACGAAGACATAAAAGATCTTCGTGTCGGCAAAAAATGGATACGTCCATTTCAGCATTATCAAATCCCATTAGCGTATGAAGTGTTTCAATGGGCAAAAAAAAAGAACATTCCATTGAACGTTGAGTTAAAAGCATCATTTGTGAAAAATCCAAAAGGACCACAAATTCTTGCAGCTATGTTGGAGGGGATTAGGGATATCCATTTGTCTTCGTTTAATCCGCAATTGCTGGAAGAAATGAAGAAATTGATGCCTTCTACTGAAATGGCTCTGATTATTAAAAAGAATAAACAGCTGCCTTACGTGAAAGAAATGGAGTGGGTCGACAGTATTCATCTCCATAAACGCCTTCTTAATAAAGCTTTATGGGCCGATGTCCTAGAGTTGGACAAGAAAGTTCGGTTGTACGGAGTTTTAGGGTCGGAGTCGCTTATCACTCAACTTAATTCACAAACGGTTGGTATTATTACCAATTACCCAGATCGTGTTAAAAGAAAAATTGCGTCTCCCCTTTTTGGGTAG
- the xseA gene encoding exodeoxyribonuclease VII large subunit, translating into MSTDPYLSVKALTKYIKKKFDADPHLRDVYVKGELSNVKIHTSGHIYFTLKDNATRLPGVMFSASAKSVKFKPESGMTVLIRGDVSVYEASGQYQLYAQSMQVDGIGDYYLAFEQLKEKLAKEGLFDALHKKQLPRFPKRIAVVTAQTGAAVRDIIITLHRRYPLAEVVLYPTLVQGAGAVQSIVQSIQAANTSNYDVLIVGRGGGSIEDLWAFNEEAVARVIVASKIPIISAIGHETDTTIADFVSDLRAPTPTAAAELAVPSQAELLEKISSYRSRMYRTVSITISQQQKMLERLTSSFPLAYPERLYRPFIERIERATDSLQRESLQYVSRSKEQYRTFDHRLKSRMPLQQIRQSETDVTELGRRLDYQVNQLLKDRQQQLSSSIRTLDALSPLKIMDRGYSIPYIEGAVVKSVTQVKTGDSLTIAMQDGMIQATVNEINPASKGDVNDG; encoded by the coding sequence GTGTCAACCGACCCGTACTTAAGTGTCAAAGCCTTAACCAAATACATAAAAAAGAAGTTTGATGCCGATCCACATCTTCGCGATGTTTACGTCAAAGGTGAATTATCGAATGTTAAAATCCATACGAGCGGCCATATTTATTTCACATTAAAAGACAATGCCACACGATTACCAGGCGTCATGTTTTCAGCAAGTGCTAAGTCTGTTAAATTCAAGCCCGAAAGCGGCATGACAGTATTGATCCGTGGAGACGTTTCAGTTTACGAAGCATCGGGTCAATATCAATTGTATGCACAATCTATGCAAGTAGACGGCATTGGTGATTACTATTTAGCTTTTGAACAATTAAAAGAAAAGCTAGCCAAAGAAGGCTTGTTCGATGCACTTCATAAAAAACAACTGCCGCGTTTTCCGAAAAGAATTGCAGTGGTGACCGCTCAGACGGGAGCTGCTGTGCGCGATATTATTATTACCTTACATCGTCGTTATCCTTTAGCAGAGGTGGTATTGTATCCTACACTCGTACAAGGGGCAGGTGCAGTCCAATCCATAGTTCAGTCGATACAGGCGGCCAATACAAGCAATTATGACGTCTTAATCGTTGGTCGAGGTGGCGGTTCTATCGAGGATCTATGGGCTTTTAACGAAGAAGCAGTGGCGCGTGTTATTGTCGCTTCGAAAATTCCTATTATCTCAGCCATTGGTCACGAAACGGATACTACGATTGCTGATTTTGTGTCAGATTTACGAGCACCGACACCGACTGCCGCTGCCGAACTAGCCGTACCAAGTCAGGCAGAGCTTCTTGAGAAAATATCAAGCTATCGCAGTCGGATGTACCGGACCGTTTCTATCACGATCAGCCAGCAACAGAAAATGCTAGAACGATTAACTTCATCGTTTCCACTAGCTTACCCAGAACGGCTATACCGTCCATTTATAGAACGTATAGAGCGGGCTACTGACTCTCTGCAGCGTGAGTCTTTACAATATGTGAGTCGTTCAAAAGAACAATACCGTACGTTCGACCACCGATTAAAGTCGCGCATGCCCCTGCAACAAATTCGTCAATCGGAGACAGATGTAACGGAACTTGGAAGAAGGCTTGATTATCAAGTAAATCAATTGCTAAAAGATCGCCAGCAACAGCTGTCCTCTTCTATTCGGACATTGGATGCGCTAAGTCCACTTAAGATTATGGACCGTGGCTATTCGATTCCTTATATAGAAGGAGCTGTAGTAAAAAGTGTAACGCAGGTAAAAACAGGTGACAGTTTGACGATCGCAATGCAAGACGGTATGATCCAGGCAACTGTCAATGAAATAAATCCAGCAAGTAAAGGAGACGTAAACGATGGCTGA
- the dxs gene encoding 1-deoxy-D-xylulose-5-phosphate synthase yields the protein MDLQSITGPSFLKELNTKQLEVLSEDIRRFLIENLSRTGGHIGPNLGVVELTVALHKVFDSPSDKFIWDVGHQSYVHKILTGRASQFDTLRQFKGLCGFPKRNESDHDVWETGHSSTSLSAAMGMAAARDIKKTDNYVVPIIGDGALTGGMAFEALNHIGHTKTDMIVILNDNEMSIAPNVGAMHSMLGRMRTAGKYNKVKDDLEYLLKKVPAVGGRLAATAERVKDSLKYLVVSGMFFEEMGFTYLGPIDGHDLEELEENLRYAKKTKGPVLLHVITKKGKGFLPAEQDTIGTWHGTGPYKTETGDLVKSSSKAPSWSGLVAETVRKLARTDERIVAITPAMPVGSKLEGFASEFPDRMFDVGIAEQHATTMAAGLATQDMKPFLAIYSTFLQRAYDQVVHDICRQNLNVFIGIDRSGLVGADGETHQGVFDIAFLRHLPNMVIMMPKDENEGQHMVKTAIDYNGGPIALRYPRGNGLGVPMDTELHALPIGSWEVLQKGTDAIILTFGTTIPMAMRAAEQLLEQGISVEVVNARFIKPMDEAMLHEVFKRDIPVVTIEEAVLQGGFGSAVLEFAQENQYRGSIIDRLGIPDHFIEHGDVAELMDEIHLNSDEVVRVINKRAQAKKQAGSIPL from the coding sequence ATGGATCTACAGTCGATTACTGGTCCATCTTTCTTAAAAGAGCTGAACACAAAACAGCTTGAAGTATTAAGTGAAGATATAAGACGGTTTCTAATAGAGAATTTATCAAGAACAGGTGGGCATATTGGTCCGAATCTTGGAGTAGTGGAACTAACGGTTGCGCTACACAAAGTATTCGATAGCCCATCAGACAAATTTATTTGGGATGTAGGGCACCAGTCATATGTCCACAAAATTTTAACAGGAAGAGCTAGCCAATTTGACACACTGCGTCAATTTAAAGGTCTTTGTGGATTTCCGAAACGCAATGAAAGCGACCATGACGTATGGGAAACTGGACATAGTTCGACGTCTCTATCAGCTGCAATGGGAATGGCAGCTGCTCGTGATATCAAAAAAACCGACAATTATGTAGTTCCAATTATTGGTGATGGAGCATTAACCGGTGGAATGGCTTTTGAAGCATTAAATCACATTGGTCATACGAAGACCGATATGATCGTTATTTTAAATGATAATGAAATGTCTATTGCTCCAAATGTTGGAGCAATGCACAGTATGCTTGGCCGTATGAGAACAGCTGGAAAGTACAACAAAGTCAAAGATGATTTGGAATATTTACTTAAAAAAGTACCGGCAGTCGGGGGCAGATTAGCCGCAACTGCTGAACGCGTAAAAGATTCTTTGAAATATTTAGTAGTTTCAGGAATGTTCTTTGAAGAAATGGGCTTTACGTATTTAGGGCCAATTGATGGACATGACTTAGAAGAACTGGAAGAAAACTTGCGTTACGCGAAGAAAACCAAAGGACCGGTTTTACTTCATGTCATAACGAAAAAAGGCAAAGGCTTTTTACCTGCTGAACAAGATACAATTGGGACATGGCATGGTACGGGTCCTTATAAAACGGAGACTGGTGATTTAGTGAAATCATCTTCAAAAGCGCCTTCATGGAGCGGTTTGGTAGCAGAAACTGTCCGTAAACTAGCACGCACAGACGAGCGCATTGTCGCAATTACACCGGCTATGCCAGTTGGTTCGAAATTAGAAGGATTCGCTTCTGAATTTCCTGACCGTATGTTTGACGTTGGAATTGCAGAACAGCATGCGACAACGATGGCGGCTGGACTTGCTACACAAGACATGAAGCCATTCTTAGCGATTTATTCAACCTTCTTACAACGTGCATACGATCAAGTCGTTCATGATATTTGTCGTCAAAATTTAAATGTCTTTATTGGAATTGATCGCTCGGGTCTTGTTGGAGCAGATGGTGAAACGCATCAAGGCGTTTTCGATATTGCATTCTTACGTCATTTGCCGAACATGGTCATTATGATGCCAAAAGACGAAAATGAAGGGCAGCATATGGTGAAAACTGCTATTGATTATAATGGTGGCCCAATTGCGCTTCGTTATCCAAGAGGCAACGGCTTAGGTGTACCAATGGATACAGAACTTCACGCGTTGCCAATCGGTTCGTGGGAAGTGTTACAAAAAGGAACAGATGCTATCATCTTAACGTTCGGTACGACCATTCCAATGGCTATGCGCGCAGCAGAACAACTACTCGAGCAAGGCATTTCCGTGGAAGTGGTAAATGCACGTTTCATTAAACCGATGGACGAGGCAATGCTCCACGAAGTCTTTAAACGTGACATTCCGGTCGTAACGATTGAAGAAGCGGTACTTCAAGGTGGCTTTGGTAGTGCCGTGTTAGAATTTGCACAAGAAAACCAATACCGCGGATCGATTATTGACCGTTTAGGAATTCCGGATCACTTTATTGAACACGGAGACGTTGCTGAACTTATGGACGAAATTCATTTAAATAGCGATGAAGTCGTGCGTGTCATTAACAAGCGTGCGCAAGCCAAAAAGCAGGCAGGTTCGATTCCTCTATGA
- the folD gene encoding bifunctional methylenetetrahydrofolate dehydrogenase/methenyltetrahydrofolate cyclohydrolase FolD has protein sequence MTAILIDGKAVSQKVKIQVKERVEKLAQQGIIPGLAVILVGENAASLTYVKNKKKTCEALGMRSDLHQYPDTLTEQELLTKIEELNQNPEIHGILVQLPLPKQIDEFKVISAISPEKDVDGFHPISVGNMMIGKEAFLPCTPHGIMELLAHYNIDPAGKHAVVIGRSNIVGKPIGQLLLQKDATVTYCHSKTKDLASITAQADILIAAIGRAKFIDHTFIKPDAVIIDVGMNRDENGKLCGDVDFQDVQETAGFVTPVPGGVGPMTIAMLMGNTLQSAEKGLSKTK, from the coding sequence ATGACTGCAATATTGATTGATGGAAAAGCGGTAAGCCAGAAAGTTAAAATCCAGGTAAAAGAGCGCGTGGAAAAATTGGCACAGCAAGGCATCATCCCAGGACTTGCCGTTATATTGGTGGGAGAAAACGCCGCCTCTCTTACATATGTAAAAAACAAGAAAAAAACGTGTGAAGCACTTGGTATGCGTTCAGATCTTCATCAATATCCAGATACATTGACCGAGCAGGAACTGCTGACGAAAATTGAGGAGTTAAATCAAAATCCAGAAATTCACGGCATTCTTGTCCAACTGCCCTTGCCAAAACAAATTGATGAATTTAAAGTTATTTCAGCAATTAGTCCAGAAAAAGATGTCGATGGCTTCCACCCAATTTCGGTCGGTAATATGATGATTGGTAAAGAAGCTTTCCTGCCGTGTACACCGCACGGCATAATGGAGCTACTAGCTCATTACAATATTGATCCAGCTGGCAAGCATGCAGTTGTAATTGGACGTAGCAATATCGTGGGCAAGCCAATTGGTCAGCTATTGCTTCAAAAAGATGCGACTGTGACTTACTGCCATTCCAAAACCAAAGATCTAGCGAGCATCACAGCACAAGCGGATATTTTGATTGCTGCTATCGGTAGAGCCAAGTTTATCGATCACACATTTATCAAACCAGATGCAGTTATTATTGATGTAGGAATGAACCGAGATGAAAACGGTAAATTGTGCGGGGATGTTGACTTTCAAGATGTTCAAGAAACAGCTGGCTTTGTAACTCCAGTTCCTGGTGGTGTCGGACCGATGACCATTGCGATGCTGATGGGAAATACACTACAGTCAGCGGAAAAAGGGTTATCAAAGACAAAATAA
- the recN gene encoding DNA repair protein RecN, with amino-acid sequence MLRELDIRNFAIIDALTVSFSEGLTVLTGETGAGKSIIIDAVHLLAGGRGSQEFIRHGAKKAEIEGLFSLENEQHPVFRRLEEFGITWSDGDILLRRELNDKGKNVCRINGKLVTISILREVGASLIDIHGQHETQELMDEKQHLYLLDQFAGKSLAKSKESYSHTFDKYTKLKREFSSYTENEQQIAQRIDLLTFQLQEIEAAELVIGEEEEFIQERKKLQNFNKIYESISAAHEAIQGESKGLDWIGSAMSELEHAAAVDETFIGSSETLSGAFYLIQDTGTEIKRILDDMEFDPGRLNEIEQRLAVIQSLKRKYGTSVEDILLYHEKQTDELDKLVNRDQRYQLDQEKLKELTEDLRVEAEELTILRKKAAKSLGKAIMEQLKELHMAKASFEVNFTVLPSGRFDRHGHDAITFYISTNLGEPLKPLTKVASGGELSRMMLALKTIFSEHQGITSIIFDEVDTGVSGRVAQAIAEKIAAISVDSQVLCISHLPQVAAMADQHLFIEKKVDKQRTTTAVTELNGRERTEEMSRMLSGAEITDLTLQHAEELLSLAADRKLLMK; translated from the coding sequence ATGCTTCGGGAGTTAGATATACGCAATTTTGCTATTATTGATGCTTTGACAGTTAGCTTTTCTGAAGGATTGACTGTTTTGACTGGAGAAACCGGAGCCGGTAAATCCATTATTATCGATGCGGTTCATCTTTTAGCAGGTGGACGAGGAAGCCAAGAATTTATTCGTCATGGCGCTAAAAAGGCAGAAATCGAAGGCTTGTTTTCATTAGAAAATGAACAACACCCGGTATTTCGCAGATTAGAGGAATTCGGTATCACTTGGAGTGATGGCGATATTTTGTTGCGCAGAGAATTAAATGATAAAGGCAAAAATGTCTGTCGAATAAATGGTAAACTCGTTACCATTTCTATTTTACGTGAAGTTGGAGCTTCTCTAATTGATATTCACGGCCAACACGAAACACAGGAATTGATGGATGAAAAACAGCATCTTTACTTGCTCGATCAGTTTGCCGGTAAAAGCTTAGCGAAGTCAAAAGAAAGCTATAGCCACACATTTGATAAGTACACAAAATTAAAGCGAGAGTTTTCTTCTTATACTGAAAATGAGCAGCAAATTGCACAGCGTATTGATTTATTGACTTTCCAACTGCAAGAAATCGAAGCAGCGGAGTTGGTTATAGGAGAAGAAGAAGAATTTATTCAAGAACGTAAAAAATTACAAAATTTTAATAAGATATACGAGTCAATTTCTGCGGCGCACGAAGCAATTCAAGGAGAAAGCAAAGGACTGGATTGGATTGGATCCGCTATGTCTGAACTTGAACATGCAGCAGCAGTAGATGAAACTTTTATAGGGTCCTCTGAAACTTTATCCGGTGCTTTTTATTTAATCCAAGATACCGGTACGGAAATCAAGCGAATTTTAGATGATATGGAATTCGATCCGGGTAGATTAAATGAAATCGAGCAACGTTTAGCTGTTATTCAATCGCTAAAAAGAAAATACGGGACTTCTGTAGAAGACATTTTGCTGTATCATGAAAAGCAGACAGATGAATTGGATAAATTGGTCAACCGAGATCAGCGTTATCAATTAGATCAAGAAAAGTTAAAAGAATTAACTGAGGATTTGCGTGTGGAAGCGGAAGAGTTAACGATTCTTCGCAAAAAAGCAGCGAAAAGCCTAGGCAAAGCGATTATGGAGCAGTTAAAAGAATTACATATGGCAAAGGCATCGTTTGAAGTAAACTTTACCGTGTTGCCAAGCGGTCGATTTGATCGTCATGGTCATGATGCAATTACTTTTTACATTTCAACAAATCTTGGCGAACCGTTGAAACCTTTAACTAAAGTAGCATCCGGCGGGGAATTGTCCCGCATGATGTTGGCACTAAAAACCATCTTCTCTGAGCATCAAGGCATAACTTCCATTATATTCGACGAAGTGGATACAGGTGTTAGCGGTCGAGTGGCTCAGGCTATTGCTGAGAAAATTGCTGCTATCTCAGTCGATTCTCAAGTGCTTTGTATTTCCCATTTGCCTCAAGTAGCGGCGATGGCAGATCAGCATTTGTTTATTGAGAAAAAAGTCGACAAGCAACGAACAACCACTGCGGTGACCGAGCTTAATGGAAGAGAGCGGACGGAAGAAATGAGTCGTATGCTGTCAGGAGCTGAAATAACAGATCTGACTTTGCAACATGCGGAAGAATTGTTATCACTCGCGGCAGACCGTAAACTATTGATGAAATAA